Proteins encoded together in one Thalassotalea crassostreae window:
- a CDS encoding DUF1501 domain-containing protein produces the protein MQRRDFVKMMAASLVVMNTPAIAALNTKTGKRKKLIWVVLRGAMDSLHTIIPKTDSDYKTLRPKLSKNILTDALHLNDDFAFHPELKHFYQLYKSKQLSPIISVGTGYPKRSHFDGQDFLESGLTTMDHDTGWLGRALNNFKAQPDSNAIAIANSVPISLRETDKVSTWFPTKLKDADESIYDALLNLYQDDELLLSRLEEGISTQDMVGKKSSVKKGSFIELAQSCGRFLKGNTGTDCAMLEVGGWDTHNNQLYRLKRQLQQLDQGIQALQKELGDDWDNTAVVIASEFGRTAKENGTGGTDHGTGGAMFVLGGAVSGGEVLGEWPGLAEEQLFKGRDLQPTTSTFSWIGAVLQQHWQLSNQQVEAIFPGNAPYKHTMINS, from the coding sequence ATGCAAAGACGTGATTTTGTTAAAATGATGGCTGCCTCACTGGTGGTAATGAATACTCCAGCTATCGCTGCTTTAAACACCAAAACAGGTAAACGTAAAAAGCTGATTTGGGTGGTTCTGCGTGGCGCGATGGATTCATTGCATACCATTATCCCTAAAACAGATAGTGACTATAAAACCTTACGTCCAAAATTATCGAAAAATATATTAACTGATGCGCTGCATTTAAACGACGATTTTGCCTTTCATCCAGAATTAAAACACTTCTATCAACTATATAAGTCTAAGCAATTATCACCAATCATCAGTGTTGGCACAGGTTACCCAAAACGCTCACATTTTGACGGTCAGGACTTTTTAGAAAGTGGTTTAACTACAATGGATCACGATACCGGCTGGTTAGGTCGTGCGTTGAATAATTTTAAAGCGCAGCCCGACTCGAATGCTATTGCGATAGCGAATTCAGTACCGATTAGTTTAAGAGAAACAGATAAAGTGAGTACTTGGTTTCCAACTAAGCTGAAAGATGCAGACGAGAGTATCTATGACGCATTATTGAATTTATATCAAGATGATGAGTTATTGCTATCTCGTTTAGAAGAGGGGATCTCAACTCAAGATATGGTTGGTAAAAAATCATCAGTTAAAAAAGGTTCGTTTATTGAACTTGCGCAATCTTGTGGACGTTTTCTAAAAGGTAATACAGGCACTGATTGTGCCATGCTGGAGGTTGGTGGTTGGGACACTCATAACAATCAACTCTATAGATTAAAAAGGCAATTGCAGCAGCTAGACCAAGGTATTCAGGCATTGCAAAAAGAATTAGGTGATGACTGGGACAATACCGCCGTTGTTATTGCTTCTGAATTTGGCCGAACGGCTAAGGAAAATGGTACGGGTGGCACCGATCATGGTACTGGTGGTGCAATGTTTGTTCTAGGAGGAGCAGTTTCGGGTGGTGAAGTACTTGGGGAATGGCCAGGTTTGGCAGAAGAGCAGTTATTCAAAGGAAGAGACTTGCAACCAACGACTAGCACCTTTTCATGGATTGGTGCAGTTTTACAACAGCATTGGCAGCTATCGAATCAACAAGTAGAAGCGATATTTCCTGGTAATGCACCCTATAAACACACTATGATTAACAGCTAA